A single region of the Pararge aegeria chromosome 18, ilParAegt1.1, whole genome shotgun sequence genome encodes:
- the LOC120631562 gene encoding uncharacterized protein LOC120631562 isoform X2 — protein sequence MPIGGYVVVSATITLTILDIVFHVFLIISAHTKNYRIMRIFYRYSIALLCVNLSAMALYIGGWVVFIIFFEPIFFRLLWSIILPALGTSVIMLLIQGYLIILVRSEFLKLKNISQFEFVNNASANAEGKCSANIEFEKGMEENVP from the exons ATGCCTATTGGTGGATATGTGGTGGTCTCAGCAACCATCACCCTCACGATCTTGGACATAGTTTTTCATGTATTTCTGATAATTAGTGCACATACA AAAAACTACAGAATAATGAGAATATTTTATAGATACAGTATTGCTCTGTTGTGCGTCAATTTGAGTGCAATGGCTTTGTACATCGGTGGTTGGGTAgtcttcataatatttttcgaGCCAATATTCTTCAGACTGCTATGGTCAATTATATTGCCGGCCCTGGGTACATCTGTTATTATGCTAT TAATCCAAGGCTACTTGATTATTCTCGTCAGAAGTGAATTCcttaaactgaaaaatatctcTCAATTTGAATTCGTAAACAATGCAAGTGCAAATGCCGAAGGAAAATGCTCTGCGAACATTGAGTTCGAGAAAGGAATGGAAGAAAATGTACCTTAa
- the LOC120631562 gene encoding uncharacterized protein LOC120631562 isoform X1, with product MRCEIPIPIRCCFCFPLRYGLLVWAYVKQIFSLLFLAFIIFKFCMDSRRMPIGGYVVVSATITLTILDIVFHVFLIISAHTKNYRIMRIFYRYSIALLCVNLSAMALYIGGWVVFIIFFEPIFFRLLWSIILPALGTSVIMLLIQGYLIILVRSEFLKLKNISQFEFVNNASANAEGKCSANIEFEKGMEENVP from the exons atgagGTGTGAAATACCAATTCCCATACGATGTTGTTTCTGCTTTCCTCTAAGATATGGTTTACTTGTTTGGGCCTACGTAAAACAG ATATTCAGTTTACTATTCTTAgcgttcattatttttaaattttgtatggacAGCCGGAGAATGCCTATTGGTGGATATGTGGTGGTCTCAGCAACCATCACCCTCACGATCTTGGACATAGTTTTTCATGTATTTCTGATAATTAGTGCACATACA AAAAACTACAGAATAATGAGAATATTTTATAGATACAGTATTGCTCTGTTGTGCGTCAATTTGAGTGCAATGGCTTTGTACATCGGTGGTTGGGTAgtcttcataatatttttcgaGCCAATATTCTTCAGACTGCTATGGTCAATTATATTGCCGGCCCTGGGTACATCTGTTATTATGCTAT TAATCCAAGGCTACTTGATTATTCTCGTCAGAAGTGAATTCcttaaactgaaaaatatctcTCAATTTGAATTCGTAAACAATGCAAGTGCAAATGCCGAAGGAAAATGCTCTGCGAACATTGAGTTCGAGAAAGGAATGGAAGAAAATGTACCTTAa